The DNA sequence TGCCTTCCCAACGGGCGATGACCAGTACGGCGAGGGCGTTGCCGATCACGTTCAGGGCGGTACGCGCCATGTCCATCACACGGTCGACACCGGCGATGAACGCCAGACCTTCCAGCGGAATACCGACGCTGCCCAGAGTGGCCAGCAGCACCACGAAGGACACGCCCGGTACGCCGGCGATGCCTTTGGAGGTGACCATCAGGGTCAGAACCAGCAGCAGTTGCTGGCTGATCGACAGGTCGATGCCGTACAGCTGGGCAATGAAGATCGCCGCGATGGACTGGTACAGGGTCGAACCGTCGAGGTTGAACGAGTAACCGGTCGGTACCACGAAGCTGCAGATGGCTTTCGGTGCGCCGTAGGCTTCCATCTTCTCGATCACGCGTGGCAGCACGGTTTCCGAGGAAGCGGTGGAGTAAGCCAGGACCAGCTCATCCTTGAAGATGCGCATCAGCTTGATCACCGAGAAACCGAACAGCTTGGCGATCAGGCCCAGAATCACGAAGGCGAAGAAGGCGATGGCGACGTAAACCAGGATCACCAGCTTGGCCAGCGGCAGCAGCGAAGCGAAGCCGAAGTTGGCCACGGTCACCGCGATCAGAGCGAACACACCAATTGGCGCGTAGTTCATGATCATGTGGGTGACTTTGAACATGCTTTCCGAGACGCCCTGGAACATCTTCACCAGCGGCTCGCGCAGATCCGACTGCAGGCTCGACAGACCGAGACCGAACAGCACGGAGAAGAAGATGATCGGCAGCATCTCGCCGCGGGCCATGGCCGCGAAGATGTTCGACGGAATCAGGTTGAGGATGGTCTCGATGAACGCGTGTTCATGCTGCACTTCGGCGGCGGTCGCCTGGTACTTGGAAATGTCCACAGTGCCCAGGGTGCTCATGTCGATGCCGGCACCCGGATGGAACAGGTTGGCCAGCAGCAGGCCGACAACAATGGCGATGGTGGTGACGATTTCGAAGTAGATGATGGTCTTCAGGCCGATGCGCCCGAGCTTCTTGGCGTCGCCCACGCCGGCGATGCCGACGATCAGGGAAGAGATGACGATCGGGATCACGATCATCTTGATCAGACGGATAAAGATATCGCCTGCCGGTTGCAGGACGTTGCTGATCCACCAGGCCTTCTCGGCACTGAAATGGTTGAGCAACGCACCGATTGCAATCCCCAACACCAGACCGATGAGGATCTGCCAGGCGAGGCTAAGCTTTGCCTTCTTCATTATCTTTACCCTTACTTGCGTTTGACTCAGGCACATGCAGGAACTGGAACGCTCTTTAGCGGAAAAGTCTGTGCATCTGCCTCCGTATAAGGTGCCCCGAAGCGCGTGTTTACGGCTCTCCGGCAGGCGAAAAAAGGCGCAACTATTCCGATGCAAGGTTGCGCCGTCTAATGCCGTAAACGCCTACCCTATGCCGAATCGGCATGAGCTTTTTTAAATGAAACTGGCGTCCCAACCGGTTCGAATACGACATTTCGGCAGGCATAAGTGCCGTGAACCGGCCATTACAGCGTAGGTTGGTTATTTTTTGAACGAGTGATTTCGAAGAAAAATTTAGGAAAAAGCCTACGTTCGGAAACTAAATGTCCGACTTACTCGATCGACTCTTTCTCGATATACGGTCGCCACGAAACACCGCGAAATGCTTTCGCACGCAGTGTGAGCGATAAAAAAGACGAGCAGAACGCTCTGGATCAACGTTTTGTCACGTTGAAAGCTCAGCGCAAGTCCGTCGAACCGCTCCGGTTGGCGAACTTGCGTCGCAGCTTTTACCCTGACCCGGCCCTCATCGCAGGCACTCCCTGTACCCGTAGGTCACTCCGACCCTGCAACAGTCAGAACGTCCCGGCCCCCTGGTCATGCACCGGCCTTCCTCGGGCGGGCGCAATGGAGGACAGCCTTTCAGCTGCCCTCATGTTCAATACCAGTTCGGATCTTTTTTCAGCGTTTCCATCAACAGATCCTGCATGCCCTGGTCGGGCTTGCCGAGGAAGCGGTAGGTGGCATGTCGCGTTGGCGACTTGTCGGCCGGCAGTCCTTCGGGCACATCGACCAGCATGGCGTAAGCGTGTTTCTTGTCGAAGCTGAAGGCGACAATCAGACGGTGGTTGAGGCACTTGTCCTGCGATTCACAGAGCGGCCCCACCAGATACTGATCGCCATCTTCGGTCACGGCATTCATCTGTTGGTCCGGCGCGCCGGAGAGGTTCATCACCCATTCCGGCAGGCGTTCTTCCTTCTTCACCACGCCTTCCCAGGTTTCCCTGTATTGCGGGTCGGAACTCAACAGTTCGTTGACCCGCGTCTGGCCGTCATTGGCCGCCATCGCCATGGCACTGCCGCCCAGAAGCAGGGCGGCTGCCAGTGTCTTTAAGCCCTTCATGTTCAACCTCGACCGCGACGGCCAAAGAAGAAGGAAGCGATGAACATCACCAGGAACACGACAAAGAGAATCTTGGCGATACCCGTGGCGGTGCCCGCGATACCACCGAAGCCCAGTACTGCAGCGATGATGGCAATGATCAGGAATGTAATTGCCCAGCTCAACATGGTGATTCTCCTTGCTTCTATTTAGGGGTGTTGCCGGTCTCGGCGCGGGGGCGCCCAGATTCGTTGATCAGAAAACCCAGCGTTCCTCACGGGGCATGTCGCCCAGTGGCTGTGGCTGGTCGACGTCCATCATGCGCATCGCGCCGTTGTCGGCCTGGCTGCTGCTGACAGCGCTGAAGTGCGTCTGCGTCGCGTGTTGCATCGAAATCAAAGGCTCAGGTCGCTGATTCTGTTCCCAGCGCAGGTACTGCTGGCAGGCGATCAGCGTGATCAACAGCGCAAGTGCGCCAAACAGGGCCTGCTGCAAGTGCAGTGGCGAGATACGCATTTGGGCGGCACGTGGGCGAGTCATCCTGGGTTCCTCACTCTTATTCGGTTGGGGCAGTGCATTTCTGCCCGGGCTGAGAGAGGTATTGCAGCCTGCATGCCAGCTTTTTTGTTTGAAAAAATCCAATAAAATCAGCTAGTTACAGGTCGTGTGAAAATTCATGACGACGCATCCTGCACGATGGCCCGCGCAGGGTCGTGCGTAATGCACGATTATTTCGTAGGAGAAATCATTCTTTTTGAATTGAGAGCAGGGTGTGGATGTCAGAAAGGAAGGCAGGAAACCGCCTCAAAACAGCGTGATGTTTAAAAAATCAACAAAATCAGTGGATTAGCCGTGAGGGCAGGAGAGAGCTACCCTGCTATGACTGGAATGGATCAGAATCAACCATGCAACTTGCCCGATTTTTCCGGGACTAACCCAAGACATTCACTTATGGAGCGTAGGAAAAATGGAATCAGCCACTGAGCACCAAGGCCGCATTCTGCTGGTGGACGATGAATCCGCCATCCTGCGAACCTTCCGTTATTGCCTGGAAGACGAAGGTTATACCGTCGCCACCGCCAACAGCGCGGCCCAGGCAGACGCGCTGCTGCAACGTCAGGTGTTCGACCTGTGCTTCCTCGATTTGCGCCTGGGCGAAGACAACGGCCTCGATGTATTGGCGCAGATGCGCATTCAGGCGCCGTGGATGCGGGTGGTGATCGTCACCGCCCATTCGGCCGTCGACACCGCGGTGGATGCTATTCAGGCCGGCGCCGCCGATTATCTGGTCAAGCCGTGCAGCCCCGATCAATTGCGCCTGGCGACCGCCAAGCAACTGGAAGTACGCCAGCTTTCAGCGCGTCTGGAAGCCCTCGAAGGCGAGATCCGCAAACCCAAGGACGGCCTCGATTCCCACAGCCCGGCGATGAAAGTCGTACTGGAAACCGCGCGGCAAGTGGCGGGCACCGATGCCAACATTCTGATCCTCGGCGAGTCCGGCACCGGTAAAGGTGAACTGGCTCGAGCCATTCACGGCTGGAGCAAGCGCGAGAAGAAGTCCTGCGTCACCATCAATTGCCCGTCGCTGACTGCCGAACTGATGGAGAGCGAGCTGTTCGGTCACAGTCGTGGCGCGTTTACCGGGGCTAGCGAGAGCACGCTGGGCCGTGTTAACCAAGCCGATGGCGGTACGCTGTTTCTCGACGAGATCGGCGATTTTCCCCTGACATTGCAACCAAAGTTGCTGCGTTTTATTCAGGACAAGGAATACGAACGGGTAGGGGATCCGGTCACCCGTCGCGCCGATGTGCGCATTCTCGCCGCCACCAACCTCAACCTTGAAGACATGGTGCGTGACGGACGTTTCCGCGAAGATCTGCTCTATCGCCTGAACGTCATCACCCTGCATTTGCCGCCGCTGCGCGAGCGGGCGGAAGACATCCTGACCCTGGCTGACCGTTTCCTCGCCCGGTTTGTGAAGGAATACGCGCGCCCGGCCCGGGGTTTCAGCGACGAAGCTCGCGAAGCACTGTTGGGCTACCGCTGGCCCGGCAACATTCGCGAGCTGCGCAACGTGGTCGAGCGGGCCAGCATCATTTGCCCGCAGGAACGAGTGGAAATCAGCCACCTCGGCATGGCCGAACAACCGGCCAACAACGCGCCACGGGTCGGCGCGGCGCTGAGCCTCGACGAGCTGGAGAAGGCCCACATCGGCGCGGTACTGGCGACCGCCGGGACCCTCGATCAGGCCGCCAAGACCCTGGGGATCGACGCCTCGACCCTGTATCGCAAGCGCAAGCAGTACAACCTGTGAGCATCCGCCGATGAAACTGGCGATGAAGTTGCGGACCCGCTTGTTCCTGAGCATTTCCGCGCTGATCACCGTCGCCCTGCTCGGGCTGATGCTCGGGCTGGTCAGCGTGATGCAGATGGCCGGTACTCAGGAGGCGCTGATTCGCAACAACTTCGTCACCCTGGATCTTGGGCTCAAGTTGCGGCAGACCCTGGGCGATCAGCTGATCATGATGCTCGCCGAGAAGCCCGACCCCGTGGCGTTCGAAGCATCCAAACAACGTTATTTTGAATTGCTCGACGAGGGCATCGCCCAGGAGCAGAAAAACGACAATCGCCAATACGGGTTCAGTCAGGCAAAAAGCGATTACCTGACTTTCCTCGAGGCGTTCGACGTGTCCCGCGATCCGGGCGCCGCCCTGAGTGGCGGTGGCGACTTGCGCGAGCGATTCAACACCCTGCGTAACGGTTTGATCTCAGAGCACAAGCACGCGCTGGATAACATCAACGCTGTCCAGCACGCCGCCCGTGACCGTGCGCTGCTGATTTCCGGTCTGCTCGGGCTGGTGGGGCTGGCGGTGCTGATCATCGGTTTCATCACTGCCCAAGGCATTGCCCGGCGTTTTGGTGCGCCGATCGAAGCGCTGGCTAAAGCCGCAGACAATATCGGCCAGGGTAATTTTGAAGTGACCCTGCCGGTGTCCTCGGCCATGGAAATCAACCTGTTGACCCGCCGCTTCGGGCTGATGGCCGAAGCCCTGCGCGAACATCAGGCGACCAACGTCGATGAATTGCTCGCCGGCCAGCAGCGCCTGCAAGCGGTACTCGACAGCATCGATGACGGCTTGTTGATGATCGATCGCCAGGGGCATCTGGAGCACTTGAACCCGGTGGCCCAGCGACAATTGGGCTGGGACAGCGATCGTTTCGGCGAGGGCCTGGGCACGGCGCTTCAACGACCGGAACTGGATGCACAACTGCAATTGGTGTTGCGCGGCGGCACCCTTGAACGGGCGCCGGAAGACTTGAGCATCGAGATCGATGGCGAATCGCGCCTGCTGACCTACAGCCTGACGCCGGTCAGCCACACCCAGGGGCATATTCTTGGCGCCGTGATGGTCTTGCATGACGTCACCGAACAACGCGCCTTCGAGCGGGTGCGCAGCGAGTTCGTGTTGCGTGCGTCCCACGAATTGCGTACACCGGTCACGGGCATGCACATGGCGTTCGGACTGTTCCGCGAACGGGCGAAGTTTCCGGCAGAGTCCCGTGAGTCCGACTTGCTCGACACGGTTAACGAAGAAATGCAGCGCCTGATGCAGTTGATCAACGATCTGCTGAACTTCTCGCGTTATCAGAGCGGTTTGCAGAAGCTCACGCTGGCGCCGTGTTCCATCGAGGACCTGCTGGAACAGGCGCGCTTGCGTTTCGCCGATTCGGCGGCCCAGAAGGGCGTTACCCTGCAGGTCGAAGCGCAGGGCCCGCTGCCGCGTTTGCAGGCGGATCAGGCGCAGCTCGATCGAGTCCTCGACAACCTGATCGACAACGCCTTGCGCCACACGGCGCGCGACGGGCTGATCCGCTTGCAGGCCCGACGCCATGGCGAGCGGGTGATCATCAGTGTCGAAGACAACGGCGAAGGGATTGCCTACGGTCAGCAAGGGCGGATCTTCGAACCCTTCGTCCAGGTCGGCAGGAAAAAGGGCGGGGCCGGGCTGGGTCTGGCGCTGTGCAAGGAAATCGTCCAGCTGCACGGCGGGCGGATGGGTGTTTACTCGCGGCCGGGGCAGGGCACGCAGTTCTACATGGCGCTGGCAGTCTAGGCTTCGTCATCGATCCGGCGGCCAGCGAGTCGCCGTCCACGGGTGATCAGCTCGATGAACTGCACTGCGCTGAGGGCATGGGCGAACAACCAGCCCTGACCGAACTTCACGCCCTCGCTGCTCAGCAGCTCGGCCTGGGATTCATATTCGATCCCTTCGGCGATCACCTTCAGGTCCAGCGCCTGAGCCATGTGAATGATGTGCGGCGCGACACCGCTGCTGGCAGCGTCATGGCCGAGGGCGTCGATGAACGCCTTGTCGATCTTCAGGCAGTCTACCGGCAGGGTTTGAAGGTAGGCGAGGCTGCAATAGCCGGTGCCGAAATCGTCGATCAGCACCTGATGGCCGACATCCCGAAGCGCCTGCAGGTTTTCCCGGGCCACCACCACATCGATCAGGCCGCGTTCGGTCACCTCGAACGCAATCTGCCGCGCCGCCACCCGGTGCAGGGTCAGCAGCCGCGCCATGACCTGACCGATGCGCGGCACCATCACGTCGCAAGCTGCCAGGTTCACCGAGATATAAAGCTGCGGATTGGCCCGAAGTAACTGGCCCAACTGCTCGAGCAAGCGTTGCAGGACGAAATCGGTCATCTGGCGAATCTGCCCGGTGTTCTCGGCCATCGGGATGAACAGGTCGGGGCTGGTCAGCGTGCCGTCCGGTCGGCGCCAGCGCAGCAGGGCTTCGGCACCGACGCAGTTGCGGCTGTCGAGATCGAAGATCGGTTGATAGAGCACCTGCAACTCGCCCCGACGGATCGCGCCATGCAACTCGGCGTCCAGCGACTGGCGCTGGCGCACGATCCAGAACACCAGAACGCCCACCAGCGCACCGAGTACCAGACAGAACGGCACCATCCACCACCAGAGTTCCGGAATGTGCATGCCCGAACGCGGGCTGATCAGCACCAGTTGGTATTCCGGGTTGTCGGTGGGCATGCGGTAGATCAGGTGTGACTGGGTGACTTGCAGCGCATCCGGGGTTTTCGGCGGCCAGGGTTCGGTGGGTGGCCAGGCCTGCGGAACGCCGAGTACCGGAATCGCCCGGGTCCCGTGATCCAGCACCACCAGCAGGCTGCTCCCGGGCGACAAGTCGACCATATCGGTCAAATGCCCGCGTGATGTGGCTACGCGAAAGTTGCCGCGCCCGAGCATCAGCGCCGCGCGGTTTTCATCCGGTTCGGTGGTGGTGTTCAGCCAGTAGCTGT is a window from the Pseudomonas gozinkensis genome containing:
- the gltP gene encoding glutamate/aspartate:proton symporter GltP — protein: MKKAKLSLAWQILIGLVLGIAIGALLNHFSAEKAWWISNVLQPAGDIFIRLIKMIVIPIVISSLIVGIAGVGDAKKLGRIGLKTIIYFEIVTTIAIVVGLLLANLFHPGAGIDMSTLGTVDISKYQATAAEVQHEHAFIETILNLIPSNIFAAMARGEMLPIIFFSVLFGLGLSSLQSDLREPLVKMFQGVSESMFKVTHMIMNYAPIGVFALIAVTVANFGFASLLPLAKLVILVYVAIAFFAFVILGLIAKLFGFSVIKLMRIFKDELVLAYSTASSETVLPRVIEKMEAYGAPKAICSFVVPTGYSFNLDGSTLYQSIAAIFIAQLYGIDLSISQQLLLVLTLMVTSKGIAGVPGVSFVVLLATLGSVGIPLEGLAFIAGVDRVMDMARTALNVIGNALAVLVIARWEGMYDDAKGQRYWNSLPHWRSKEKLPAGEISKQ
- a CDS encoding inhibitor of vertebrate lysozyme family protein, translating into MKGLKTLAAALLLGGSAMAMAANDGQTRVNELLSSDPQYRETWEGVVKKEERLPEWVMNLSGAPDQQMNAVTEDGDQYLVGPLCESQDKCLNHRLIVAFSFDKKHAYAMLVDVPEGLPADKSPTRHATYRFLGKPDQGMQDLLMETLKKDPNWY
- a CDS encoding DUF1328 domain-containing protein, with the protein product MLSWAITFLIIAIIAAVLGFGGIAGTATGIAKILFVVFLVMFIASFFFGRRGRG
- the algB gene encoding sigma-54-dependent response regulator transcription factor AlgB, whose amino-acid sequence is MESATEHQGRILLVDDESAILRTFRYCLEDEGYTVATANSAAQADALLQRQVFDLCFLDLRLGEDNGLDVLAQMRIQAPWMRVVIVTAHSAVDTAVDAIQAGAADYLVKPCSPDQLRLATAKQLEVRQLSARLEALEGEIRKPKDGLDSHSPAMKVVLETARQVAGTDANILILGESGTGKGELARAIHGWSKREKKSCVTINCPSLTAELMESELFGHSRGAFTGASESTLGRVNQADGGTLFLDEIGDFPLTLQPKLLRFIQDKEYERVGDPVTRRADVRILAATNLNLEDMVRDGRFREDLLYRLNVITLHLPPLRERAEDILTLADRFLARFVKEYARPARGFSDEAREALLGYRWPGNIRELRNVVERASIICPQERVEISHLGMAEQPANNAPRVGAALSLDELEKAHIGAVLATAGTLDQAAKTLGIDASTLYRKRKQYNL
- a CDS encoding KinB sensor domain-containing domain, which codes for MKLAMKLRTRLFLSISALITVALLGLMLGLVSVMQMAGTQEALIRNNFVTLDLGLKLRQTLGDQLIMMLAEKPDPVAFEASKQRYFELLDEGIAQEQKNDNRQYGFSQAKSDYLTFLEAFDVSRDPGAALSGGGDLRERFNTLRNGLISEHKHALDNINAVQHAARDRALLISGLLGLVGLAVLIIGFITAQGIARRFGAPIEALAKAADNIGQGNFEVTLPVSSAMEINLLTRRFGLMAEALREHQATNVDELLAGQQRLQAVLDSIDDGLLMIDRQGHLEHLNPVAQRQLGWDSDRFGEGLGTALQRPELDAQLQLVLRGGTLERAPEDLSIEIDGESRLLTYSLTPVSHTQGHILGAVMVLHDVTEQRAFERVRSEFVLRASHELRTPVTGMHMAFGLFRERAKFPAESRESDLLDTVNEEMQRLMQLINDLLNFSRYQSGLQKLTLAPCSIEDLLEQARLRFADSAAQKGVTLQVEAQGPLPRLQADQAQLDRVLDNLIDNALRHTARDGLIRLQARRHGERVIISVEDNGEGIAYGQQGRIFEPFVQVGRKKGGAGLGLALCKEIVQLHGGRMGVYSRPGQGTQFYMALAV
- a CDS encoding EAL domain-containing protein, which gives rise to MVATRETLRSWFYRPWFLAMIAAVLSASLLITGGLFVAMRQVEQSESQEMNAQGERFLARLEQLFGQLRESLDDLEAQPLRSCDDEMIATLQQVTFNYRFVYEAAYMDATRICSNRPRQEGLSVIRPPDIKGPTYSYWLNTTTEPDENRAALMLGRGNFRVATSRGHLTDMVDLSPGSSLLVVLDHGTRAIPVLGVPQAWPPTEPWPPKTPDALQVTQSHLIYRMPTDNPEYQLVLISPRSGMHIPELWWWMVPFCLVLGALVGVLVFWIVRQRQSLDAELHGAIRRGELQVLYQPIFDLDSRNCVGAEALLRWRRPDGTLTSPDLFIPMAENTGQIRQMTDFVLQRLLEQLGQLLRANPQLYISVNLAACDVMVPRIGQVMARLLTLHRVAARQIAFEVTERGLIDVVVARENLQALRDVGHQVLIDDFGTGYCSLAYLQTLPVDCLKIDKAFIDALGHDAASSGVAPHIIHMAQALDLKVIAEGIEYESQAELLSSEGVKFGQGWLFAHALSAVQFIELITRGRRLAGRRIDDEA